GTCAACATCGCCCGGTAGGGCTGCCTCCTCAAGGGCGCTCCTGGACGCCGAGCTTCAGCAGGATCTTCTCCATCAGGCACCAGTTGGTGAAGCCCGACTGGAACAGGTTCGCCCCGACAAAAGCGGTAAACAGGAAAAACCACGGGGAGACGTACCATCCCAGTGCGAGGCTTCCCAGCACGAAGCTTCCCGCGATCACCCGGATCCACCGTTCCACGTGCATATCGCCCCTCCTGCCGCGCTTTATCCGTTTTGATGCCCGGTCGGATGCTCCTGTTTCGCGGACCGGCCTTGACAGCGGCCGCCCCGAAACTTTAACATTGACGTTGAGGTAAAGTATGAAGCTGAACCGCGAATCCGCGCAGCAGATCGGGGAGCTCGCCGCCTCGCTGGGGGTGACCACCCGGACGCTGCGCCTCTACGAGCAGCTCGGGCTGATCGACCCGCCGCGCAGGACGGAGGGGGGGATCCGCTTCTACGACAAGGAAGACATCCGGCGGATCAAGTTCGTCCTGAAGGTGAAGGAGCTCGGCCTTTCCCTGAAGCAGATGCAGGAGC
The nucleotide sequence above comes from Thermodesulfobacteriota bacterium. Encoded proteins:
- a CDS encoding DUF2892 domain-containing protein, which translates into the protein MHVERWIRVIAGSFVLGSLALGWYVSPWFFLFTAFVGANLFQSGFTNWCLMEKILLKLGVQERP
- a CDS encoding MerR family transcriptional regulator; this encodes MKLNRESAQQIGELAASLGVTTRTLRLYEQLGLIDPPRRTEGGIRFYDKEDIRRIKFVLKVKELGLSLKQMQE